One segment of Thermosinus carboxydivorans Nor1 DNA contains the following:
- a CDS encoding UPF0280 family protein: MTGYEPRWYREELHRTELSPFVVRFRETDLWVAVPPEKDTPALRRLCQVTAATLWQELHDYILTDPRFYHSLVPYLPRFGCPPVAARMAAAAEKAGVGPMAAVAGAFAEEIALVLARRFSLTDIIVENGGDIYLASTVPRRIAVWAGNSPLSGKIALDIAPDLSPLGICTSSATVGPSLSLGKADAVTILARDTATADAFATAVGNQVRTAADIESALVFAAEQPDILGCLIIIGDHLGAIGRIRLAPLADSVPINTAKKGCRPC; the protein is encoded by the coding sequence ATGACCGGCTATGAACCGCGCTGGTACCGTGAAGAGCTGCACCGCACCGAACTGTCTCCCTTTGTAGTACGCTTTCGCGAAACCGACCTATGGGTGGCTGTACCGCCGGAAAAAGACACTCCGGCGCTGCGCCGGCTATGCCAGGTAACGGCAGCCACCCTCTGGCAGGAACTACACGACTACATCCTCACCGATCCCCGTTTTTACCATTCGCTCGTGCCCTATTTGCCGCGCTTCGGCTGCCCGCCGGTGGCCGCGCGCATGGCCGCTGCTGCCGAAAAGGCCGGTGTGGGGCCCATGGCTGCGGTGGCAGGCGCCTTTGCGGAAGAAATCGCCCTGGTGCTTGCCAGACGTTTTTCCTTAACCGACATTATCGTTGAAAATGGCGGCGACATCTACCTAGCCTCCACTGTCCCACGGCGCATCGCCGTCTGGGCAGGTAATTCGCCGCTTTCGGGGAAAATTGCCCTGGACATCGCGCCCGACCTCTCCCCGCTGGGCATCTGCACTTCTTCGGCCACCGTCGGCCCGTCTCTCAGCCTGGGCAAAGCGGATGCCGTCACCATTCTGGCTCGGGATACCGCCACCGCCGACGCCTTTGCCACCGCCGTGGGCAACCAGGTGCGCACCGCTGCCGACATCGAAAGCGCGCTCGTTTTTGCCGCTGAACAGCCGGACATTCTGGGCTGCCTTATTATTATCGGCGACCACCTCGGCGCCATCGGCCGCATCCGGCTGGCCCCGCTGGCTGACTCAGTGCCTATAAATACCGCAAAGAAAGGATGCCGTCCATGTTGA
- a CDS encoding homocysteine biosynthesis protein — protein MAAPKRSYEEINERIRKGQAVVLTAEEVSQLAKEEGISAVARKVDVVTTGTFGPMCSSGAFLNFGHSDPPIKMKRVWLNDVPAYAGIAAVDAYIGATEISETNEQYGGAHVIEDLVAGKRVHLRATAPGTDCYPRKSIDTWITKDDINECFLFNPRNAYQNYAAATNTSNRILYTYMGMLLPRCGNVTYSTSGELSPLLNDPHLRTIGVGTRIFLGGTVGYVAWNGTQHNPSRPRNEHGIPVGGAATLALVGDLKAMNPEFLRAAVYERYGISLFVGVGIPIPILDEDIARCVSVTNADIETCLFDYSVPSRNRPVLGRYSYAELQSGSISLNGRRVRTAPLSSLAKARQIAALLKEWIRTGRFELTHPVAPLPQEATPRPLDIRKEDE, from the coding sequence ATGGCAGCACCAAAAAGAAGCTATGAAGAAATCAACGAACGCATCCGCAAGGGGCAGGCGGTAGTACTCACCGCCGAGGAGGTCAGCCAACTGGCCAAAGAAGAAGGAATAAGCGCCGTCGCCCGTAAGGTAGACGTAGTCACCACTGGCACCTTCGGTCCCATGTGCTCTTCCGGGGCCTTTCTCAACTTCGGCCACAGCGACCCGCCCATCAAAATGAAACGGGTGTGGCTCAACGACGTGCCCGCCTACGCGGGCATCGCCGCCGTGGACGCCTACATCGGCGCCACGGAAATATCCGAAACAAATGAGCAATACGGTGGCGCCCATGTCATCGAGGATCTTGTCGCCGGCAAGCGCGTTCACCTTAGAGCCACCGCTCCGGGTACCGACTGCTATCCCCGCAAGAGCATCGATACCTGGATCACCAAGGACGACATTAATGAGTGCTTCCTTTTCAATCCCCGCAATGCCTACCAGAACTACGCCGCCGCCACCAACACCTCCAATCGCATCCTCTATACCTACATGGGCATGCTGCTGCCCCGCTGCGGTAACGTTACCTACTCCACCTCCGGCGAGCTCAGTCCACTCCTCAACGACCCCCACCTGCGTACTATCGGCGTGGGTACGCGCATCTTTCTGGGCGGTACCGTAGGCTACGTCGCCTGGAACGGCACCCAGCACAACCCCTCACGCCCCCGCAACGAACATGGCATCCCTGTCGGTGGCGCCGCCACCCTTGCCCTTGTGGGCGATCTTAAGGCGATGAACCCGGAATTTCTCCGGGCTGCCGTCTACGAACGCTATGGCATCAGCCTGTTTGTGGGCGTGGGTATCCCGATCCCCATCCTTGATGAAGACATCGCACGCTGCGTGTCTGTCACGAACGCCGACATCGAAACCTGCCTCTTTGACTATAGCGTCCCCTCCCGCAACCGCCCCGTCCTGGGACGCTACAGTTACGCAGAACTCCAGTCGGGCAGCATCTCCTTAAACGGCCGCCGCGTGCGCACCGCTCCGCTGTCCAGCCTGGCCAAAGCCCGGCAGATCGCCGCTCTCCTCAAGGAGTGGATCCGCACCGGCCGCTTCGAACTGACCCACCCGGTAGCGCCTTTGCCGCAGGAAGCCACCCCGCGCCCCCTGGACATCCGAAAGGAGGATGAATAA
- a CDS encoding histidinol phosphate phosphatase, which yields MLFDTHMHTRFSTDSRMTINQAMARAGELGLGIAITEHMDLNYPEPQAFIFDTVAYFAAYERYRSEQVLLGIEIGMQPGLVADNRRIVKDHPFDYVIGSIHVIDNIDIYCAEFYDLRTKAEVYRQYFEAMAECLESYDFIDSLGHIDYIARYARFTDPEIYYHEFPELIDRVLATAAQRQLAMEINTRRLNQKETVNALILIYKRFYELGGRLVTIGSDAHTPGDIGKGMDVALAIAEYCRLRPVWFKDRKIQYMKKD from the coding sequence ATGCTGTTTGATACCCATATGCATACCAGGTTTTCTACCGATTCGCGGATGACGATAAACCAGGCTATGGCTCGAGCCGGTGAGTTGGGGTTGGGAATTGCGATTACCGAGCATATGGACTTAAATTACCCTGAGCCGCAGGCCTTTATTTTTGATACCGTGGCGTATTTCGCCGCATATGAAAGATACCGCAGCGAGCAGGTGCTGCTTGGCATCGAGATTGGAATGCAGCCCGGCCTTGTGGCCGATAACCGGCGGATTGTCAAGGATCATCCCTTTGATTATGTCATTGGCTCGATCCATGTCATTGACAATATAGATATTTACTGCGCCGAGTTTTATGACTTGCGGACGAAAGCGGAAGTTTATCGCCAATATTTTGAGGCCATGGCCGAGTGTCTGGAGTCTTATGATTTTATTGACAGTCTGGGGCATATCGACTATATTGCCCGGTATGCCCGGTTTACTGATCCGGAAATCTATTATCACGAGTTTCCTGAGCTTATTGACCGAGTATTGGCTACCGCAGCCCAGCGGCAATTGGCGATGGAGATAAACACCCGGCGGTTAAATCAAAAGGAAACGGTAAATGCGCTTATCCTGATCTACAAACGGTTTTATGAGCTGGGCGGGAGACTGGTAACTATTGGTTCGGACGCTCACACCCCCGGCGATATCGGCAAAGGGATGGACGTGGCGCTGGCCATTGCTGAATATTGTCGCTTACGGCCGGTCTGGTTTAAAGATCGGAAAATACAATATATGAAAAAAGATTAA
- a CDS encoding NIL domain-containing protein, producing MAVTERIILNFTAENYDKPITYHLVKDFDLKINILRAEVTPGEEGHLLLDVEGEPEQVTAALAFLQQEGIDVVSTRRQIQVDTGRCTHCGACTAVCFSRALVLERPTWELSFHPDKCIVCGLCVQACPVRAIRQGSAGRSAEELAGA from the coding sequence ATGGCTGTCACGGAACGCATCATCCTGAACTTCACCGCCGAGAACTACGACAAACCTATTACCTATCATCTGGTTAAGGACTTCGACCTCAAGATTAACATTCTCCGGGCCGAGGTAACCCCCGGCGAGGAAGGCCATCTGCTGCTGGATGTAGAAGGGGAACCGGAGCAAGTTACTGCTGCGCTGGCTTTTCTGCAGCAAGAGGGCATCGACGTCGTCTCTACCCGCCGCCAGATCCAGGTTGACACCGGGCGCTGCACCCACTGCGGCGCCTGCACGGCGGTCTGCTTCTCCCGGGCGCTGGTGCTTGAACGCCCCACATGGGAGCTGTCTTTTCACCCCGACAAATGCATTGTCTGCGGTCTGTGCGTGCAGGCTTGTCCCGTGCGGGCCATCCGGCAGGGATCGGCCGGTCGCAGCGCAGAGGAGCTGGCAGGTGCATGA
- a CDS encoding class I SAM-dependent methyltransferase — MVKSDKMVRDNQHLHWEKVFAEDGELFGNEPSFAAKQAAELLKKERKTKILELGAGQGRDTIFFAQCGFHVTALEYTGIGVQTIREKARMLGLTPNIAAVCHDVRQPLPFGAETFDACYSHMLYCMAFTTGN, encoded by the coding sequence ATGGTTAAATCAGACAAAATGGTCCGTGATAACCAACATCTACACTGGGAAAAAGTTTTCGCCGAGGATGGTGAACTTTTCGGCAACGAACCGAGTTTTGCCGCCAAGCAAGCGGCGGAACTGTTAAAAAAAGAGCGGAAAACGAAAATTTTGGAGTTAGGAGCGGGGCAGGGGCGGGACACGATTTTTTTCGCCCAATGCGGTTTTCATGTCACGGCCCTGGAATATACCGGTATTGGCGTGCAAACCATCCGGGAAAAAGCCAGAATGTTGGGCTTAACGCCTAATATTGCGGCGGTTTGCCATGATGTAAGGCAGCCGTTGCCGTTTGGCGCCGAAACCTTTGATGCCTGCTATTCGCATATGCTGTACTGCATGGCTTTTACTACTGGGAATTAA
- a CDS encoding spore germination protein, translating to MENVFTKAYRVLRNIIVYQPPKQQKPFVLDESEPHEQAPAVDGKAPLADAAEQLTTLLDYARDLRRVMEKAHASLGRAEGEQRLVDLAQDLELLEKRRQELTPIRLAYDSSSPPLGRTVSTSLAENEKILRALYSLPENKDLILRKFEIPAHKPIKAMLAFLDGMVDKKVITLSILQPLLLLPDTAALNACDAENIIRALNEHLPNTEIKALTEFAQIAEGINDGDTVLFLDGANQALLLGSKGYASRSVSTPRIEQTVRGSQAAFTENLRTNTSLIRTIFPTSELVTEIMTVGDRAPLKCAIMYLKPVANPNVVAELKRRLERIVTDYIGDIGVLEQFIEDHPNVLFPQMLSTERPDRVAVHLAEGRIALLLNGVPFVHILPVSFFTFFHSNEDFSLKFPAGSFMRGLRLLAALLSVTLPSLYIAINYFHQEALPTELALAIAGAREAVPSPAIFEIVLMEFSFELIREAGLRIPGMLGPTIGIVGAIIIGQAAVAANIVSPIMVVIIALTGLASFAIPDYRLSFALRTIRFIYLILAATFGLVGLAIGLLITTTILCSMKSFGMPYMAPVAPKVAPNLDVVIRGSVFRQERRPDALNPQDSRRQHRISRRWTMGKPPGKGDES from the coding sequence ATGGAAAATGTTTTCACGAAAGCTTATCGCGTGCTCCGCAATATTATTGTTTATCAGCCGCCTAAGCAGCAAAAACCATTCGTGCTTGACGAGAGCGAACCCCATGAACAGGCGCCTGCCGTAGATGGCAAAGCGCCGCTGGCCGATGCCGCCGAACAGCTTACCACTTTGCTGGATTATGCCCGCGATTTACGCCGCGTCATGGAGAAAGCCCACGCCTCCCTAGGCCGCGCGGAAGGCGAGCAGCGTCTTGTCGACCTGGCCCAGGACTTGGAACTTCTCGAGAAGCGCCGGCAGGAGCTGACGCCCATCCGTCTCGCCTATGACAGTAGCTCGCCGCCACTGGGGCGCACCGTAAGCACCAGTCTGGCCGAGAACGAGAAAATCCTGCGCGCGCTGTATAGCCTGCCGGAGAACAAAGACCTTATTCTCCGCAAGTTTGAAATACCGGCGCATAAACCTATCAAGGCCATGTTGGCTTTCCTCGACGGCATGGTGGACAAAAAGGTTATCACCCTCTCAATCCTCCAGCCCCTGCTGCTATTGCCCGATACTGCTGCCCTCAACGCTTGCGACGCCGAAAATATCATCCGGGCGCTGAACGAGCATTTACCCAACACTGAAATCAAGGCGCTGACCGAGTTTGCCCAAATTGCCGAAGGCATCAATGACGGTGACACCGTGCTGTTTCTCGACGGCGCCAACCAGGCCCTGCTTCTTGGCAGTAAAGGCTATGCCAGCCGTAGTGTCAGCACGCCGCGCATCGAACAGACGGTGCGGGGCTCACAGGCAGCGTTTACGGAAAACTTGCGCACCAACACCAGCCTTATCCGCACCATTTTCCCTACCAGCGAACTGGTAACAGAAATCATGACTGTTGGCGACCGTGCTCCCTTAAAGTGCGCCATCATGTACCTTAAGCCGGTGGCTAATCCCAATGTAGTGGCTGAGCTCAAACGCCGTCTGGAACGCATCGTAACCGACTATATCGGTGATATTGGTGTCTTGGAGCAGTTCATTGAGGACCATCCAAATGTCCTGTTTCCACAGATGCTGTCTACCGAGCGGCCTGACCGGGTGGCGGTCCACCTGGCCGAAGGGCGGATTGCCTTGTTGCTGAACGGCGTACCCTTTGTTCATATTCTCCCGGTCAGTTTCTTCACTTTTTTTCATTCCAATGAGGACTTTAGTCTCAAATTTCCGGCCGGCAGTTTTATGCGCGGTCTGCGCCTGCTGGCTGCGCTGCTGTCGGTGACGCTGCCGTCTTTATATATTGCCATCAACTATTTTCACCAGGAGGCGCTCCCCACTGAGCTGGCCCTCGCCATCGCCGGCGCCCGCGAGGCTGTGCCGTCGCCGGCAATATTTGAAATTGTGCTCATGGAGTTTTCCTTTGAACTCATCCGGGAAGCGGGACTGCGCATTCCTGGCATGCTGGGACCAACCATTGGTATTGTCGGGGCCATTATCATTGGCCAGGCGGCGGTAGCGGCTAATATTGTCAGTCCTATTATGGTGGTCATCATTGCCCTTACCGGCTTGGCTTCCTTCGCCATTCCCGACTACCGTCTGTCATTCGCCTTGCGTACTATCCGGTTTATCTACCTTATCCTCGCTGCGACCTTCGGTCTGGTAGGCTTAGCGATCGGCCTGTTAATTACGACAACAATCCTTTGCTCCATGAAATCCTTTGGTATGCCCTACATGGCGCCAGTCGCCCCCAAGGTGGCGCCCAACCTGGATGTAGTCATCCGGGGCAGCGTCTTCCGGCAGGAGCGGCGCCCGGATGCTTTAAACCCTCAGGACAGCCGCCGTCAGCACCGCATCAGCCGCCGCTGGACAATGGGAAAACCACCCGGGAAGGGGGACGAGTCATGA
- a CDS encoding Ger(x)C family spore germination protein — translation MCRLVLLITLMVFTVTATGCVGARETDEIAYVLAIGLDKGEEPGKIRITYQIAVPRSLASGSQAGGGKSDQTDVLVTLEAPSLAEGRNLLNSAVSRVPILSHTKVFIFGEELARGGVADVIGPLMRFREFRGSMFIMVANEDTAQHFMQKNKPKLELLTSRFYESMLLAGQETSYYLRTHLHDFYIRYKTGNIAPIAVLAGAPAEVGGVVQRARPPERADEYVGNTPRVSSTEMAAEALGTAVFVRDRMVGKLTNKETRMVAILTNKFRRGFLVFDDPLEPRKLIHANMRLGEPTKIVVNFVDGRPVIDIFVFLEGEITSIPSGINYEQPQYRSLIEAQISQLVEREMERTLRKLQGLGADVAGFGYRACRHFATWQEWENFDWLAAYQQATFRLQVETKIRRQGLMWRTSPVK, via the coding sequence ATGTGTCGGCTAGTTCTCCTTATCACTCTCATGGTCTTTACGGTTACTGCTACCGGCTGCGTCGGCGCGCGCGAAACAGACGAAATTGCCTATGTGCTGGCCATTGGCCTCGATAAGGGTGAAGAGCCGGGAAAAATCCGCATTACTTACCAGATTGCCGTCCCCCGCTCATTGGCTAGCGGTTCGCAGGCGGGGGGCGGCAAGAGCGATCAGACCGACGTACTCGTTACCTTAGAGGCGCCGTCGCTGGCCGAGGGGCGTAACCTCCTGAACTCAGCGGTTTCTCGCGTCCCCATCCTATCGCATACTAAGGTGTTTATCTTTGGCGAGGAACTGGCTCGCGGCGGGGTGGCGGACGTGATTGGTCCGCTCATGCGCTTTCGCGAGTTTCGCGGCTCCATGTTTATTATGGTCGCCAATGAGGACACGGCCCAGCATTTTATGCAAAAAAACAAACCCAAGCTGGAACTTCTTACGTCGCGCTTCTATGAAAGCATGCTGTTAGCAGGGCAGGAAACATCCTATTATTTGCGCACCCATCTGCATGATTTCTATATACGCTATAAGACCGGCAATATTGCCCCTATTGCCGTCCTGGCCGGGGCGCCGGCAGAAGTAGGGGGGGTGGTGCAGCGGGCGCGGCCGCCAGAGCGGGCCGATGAGTATGTGGGCAACACGCCGCGTGTGAGTTCGACGGAGATGGCGGCTGAGGCGCTGGGTACGGCGGTGTTTGTCCGCGACCGGATGGTGGGCAAACTGACGAACAAAGAGACGCGCATGGTGGCGATACTTACCAACAAATTTCGTCGCGGCTTTCTGGTATTTGATGATCCCCTGGAGCCCCGAAAACTCATCCATGCTAACATGCGCCTGGGCGAGCCGACGAAAATTGTCGTCAACTTTGTGGATGGCCGGCCGGTCATCGACATCTTCGTCTTTCTGGAAGGGGAAATTACAAGCATCCCCAGCGGTATCAATTATGAGCAGCCACAATACCGTAGCCTTATTGAAGCGCAGATTTCCCAGCTCGTAGAGCGCGAGATGGAGCGGACGCTGCGCAAGCTACAGGGCCTTGGCGCCGACGTCGCCGGTTTTGGCTACCGGGCCTGCCGGCATTTCGCCACTTGGCAGGAATGGGAGAACTTTGACTGGCTGGCAGCGTATCAGCAGGCAACCTTTCGTCTGCAGGTGGAAACGAAAATTCGCCGTCAAGGCCTGATGTGGCGGACTTCGCCAGTAAAATAA
- a CDS encoding cupin domain-containing protein produces the protein MIKRASELVTEVATNRFGGKGEVIGTKLLDMEQLQGKGRLFSHSILKPGCSIGYHQHNGDAETYYILKGEGIVNDNGTLVKVHAGDVVFTADGESHSIENTGTEDLEYIALILYSK, from the coding sequence ATGATCAAACGGGCGAGCGAATTAGTTACCGAGGTTGCTACTAACCGGTTCGGCGGCAAGGGTGAAGTAATTGGGACCAAACTATTGGACATGGAACAATTGCAAGGGAAAGGCCGGTTATTCTCCCATAGCATTCTCAAGCCGGGCTGCTCTATCGGTTACCATCAGCACAATGGCGACGCTGAGACCTACTACATCCTTAAAGGCGAAGGCATTGTCAACGATAACGGCACGCTGGTTAAGGTCCATGCCGGAGACGTGGTCTTTACCGCCGACGGCGAGTCCCACTCCATTGAAAATACCGGTACGGAAGACCTGGAATATATCGCTTTAATCCTCTACTCCAAATGA
- a CDS encoding gamma-glutamyltransferase, whose translation MAKFASSRKYFLKPDGSTYQEGEILVQKDLAKTLRLIAKQGPVAYGTGDPRNEF comes from the coding sequence CTGGCCAAGTTTGCCTCTTCCCGTAAATATTTCCTCAAGCCTGATGGGTCTACCTATCAGGAAGGCGAAATACTGGTCCAAAAAGACCTGGCAAAGACGCTGCGGCTGATTGCCAAACAAGGACCGGTCGCTTACGGTACCGGCGACCCGCGCAACGAGTTCTAG
- a CDS encoding GerAB/ArcD/ProY family transporter — protein MTYEPGRMGIAEGLALAFVLTIPRIFLTAPANQIDIAAGLAWLMPLASGLGAFVGFCLLIFVLSRIPGSDLVGAAYHLLGRVGGLLVGLFYAGYFFLDAVLLLRQFAENTLLTALPFLEFRIAIGIYALVAGILAYIGVEGFARTTYLLLPFGIIPLLGVLTLLFPFYNIYHLLPWQGSGLGVVVPKALMDAGYNTGVLVLIILAKPLQNLRTVKAAALYGLGGSAALKALSTFSFTLVLGYTTGREKVLPFYEMARLVYLSRYVQRIEALFILLWVMYGMLAIAANLFIGLYLLVRLLGLPALRPLIPVATLVIAFLAMIPGDITDTINLDILFVQTYAAAAVYVVPGLLFAASWWQGRRKEVKGCVG, from the coding sequence ATGACCTACGAACCAGGGCGCATGGGCATCGCTGAAGGACTGGCCTTGGCGTTCGTTCTTACCATTCCGCGCATCTTTCTTACCGCGCCGGCCAACCAGATCGATATTGCCGCTGGCCTGGCCTGGCTGATGCCGCTTGCGAGCGGCCTCGGCGCTTTTGTCGGTTTTTGTTTGCTGATCTTTGTCCTTAGCCGCATTCCCGGCAGCGATTTGGTCGGTGCTGCTTATCATCTTCTCGGACGGGTGGGAGGGCTGTTGGTCGGCTTGTTTTACGCCGGCTACTTTTTCCTTGACGCCGTGCTGCTACTCCGCCAGTTCGCCGAAAATACTTTGCTTACGGCCCTGCCGTTCTTAGAGTTTCGCATCGCCATCGGCATCTATGCTCTGGTAGCCGGGATACTGGCATACATTGGCGTTGAGGGGTTTGCCCGCACTACTTACCTTCTGCTACCGTTTGGGATCATTCCGCTTTTGGGCGTGCTCACTCTTCTGTTTCCGTTTTATAACATTTATCACCTCCTGCCCTGGCAGGGGAGCGGGCTGGGGGTAGTTGTGCCGAAGGCCCTAATGGATGCGGGGTATAACACTGGGGTACTGGTGCTAATCATTTTGGCTAAACCACTACAGAACCTGCGGACGGTAAAGGCCGCTGCTTTATACGGCCTGGGGGGCTCTGCTGCGCTTAAGGCGCTAAGTACTTTTAGCTTTACGCTGGTACTTGGGTACACGACCGGGCGGGAAAAGGTGTTGCCTTTTTACGAAATGGCCCGTCTGGTGTACCTCAGCCGCTATGTACAGCGCATCGAAGCCTTGTTTATTTTGTTATGGGTGATGTATGGCATGCTGGCCATCGCGGCCAATCTGTTTATTGGATTGTACCTCTTGGTGCGCCTGCTCGGTTTGCCGGCTTTGCGGCCGCTCATTCCGGTAGCGACGCTGGTGATCGCTTTTCTCGCCATGATCCCGGGAGACATTACTGATACCATAAACCTCGATATCTTATTCGTCCAGACCTATGCCGCAGCAGCCGTTTATGTCGTGCCGGGCCTTTTGTTCGCCGCCAGCTGGTGGCAAGGGCGCCGGAAGGAGGTGAAAGGATGTGTCGGCTAG
- a CDS encoding DNA adenine methylase, protein MQPLIKWPGGKAREFRYIERLIPPFDRYIEPFFGGGAIYFRLEPQRALVNDISADLMQFYRFVRDRSERFAVCLRTFALYWGRMAEFTAMLWPDAAAVYLQCRTGALSPAVLPYRIEAVLAVRRRLFRELFDSGLFVDHTRFAAVLRASLIDKLRRLLKLEAALGRPLSDGELYANLETGLRSGFYLHFRGLYNDAALGRPLPRPLSPEERAAIFYFIREYCYGAMFRYNRAGEFNIPYGGMAYNGKDFGKKIDRLLAPATVRCLAAAELYNLDFADFLDAARPTDRDFVFFDPPYDSDFADYEGRTFTRADQRRLAERLYGLAAPFILIIKNTDYIHTLYAGRPNLTILAFDKQYAYNVRRRNNRHAKHLIITNVV, encoded by the coding sequence ATGCAGCCACTTATCAAATGGCCGGGTGGTAAGGCGCGGGAATTTCGTTACATCGAACGACTAATCCCGCCGTTTGATCGGTACATCGAGCCGTTTTTCGGCGGCGGCGCCATTTATTTCCGGCTGGAGCCGCAGCGAGCGCTTGTCAATGATATTTCGGCTGACTTGATGCAATTTTACCGCTTTGTCCGGGATCGCAGTGAGCGCTTTGCGGTTTGTCTGCGGACCTTTGCGCTCTATTGGGGCAGGATGGCGGAATTTACAGCTATGCTTTGGCCGGATGCGGCTGCGGTGTATCTCCAGTGCCGCACGGGTGCGCTCAGTCCTGCTGTTTTACCTTACCGGATAGAAGCGGTGCTGGCGGTGCGGCGCCGACTTTTTCGGGAATTGTTTGACAGCGGGCTTTTTGTGGATCACACGCGTTTTGCCGCGGTGCTTCGCGCCAGTCTTATTGATAAGCTGCGGCGGCTGCTTAAGCTGGAGGCGGCGTTAGGGCGGCCGCTCAGCGACGGTGAATTGTACGCCAACCTGGAAACAGGGCTGCGCAGCGGTTTTTACCTGCATTTTCGCGGCCTCTATAACGATGCCGCCCTCGGCCGGCCGCTGCCGCGGCCACTCTCGCCTGAGGAGCGGGCGGCAATTTTTTACTTTATTCGCGAATACTGCTATGGTGCCATGTTTCGCTATAATCGCGCCGGCGAGTTCAATATCCCTTATGGCGGGATGGCCTATAACGGCAAAGATTTCGGGAAGAAGATTGACCGGCTGCTAGCGCCGGCGACGGTGCGTTGTCTGGCTGCAGCGGAGCTCTATAACCTTGATTTTGCCGATTTTCTCGATGCGGCGCGCCCGACGGATCGCGACTTTGTCTTTTTCGACCCACCGTATGACAGCGACTTTGCCGACTACGAGGGCCGGACGTTCACGCGCGCTGACCAGCGCCGGCTGGCCGAACGGCTTTATGGTTTAGCTGCGCCGTTTATTCTGATTATAAAAAATACCGATTATATCCACACGCTCTATGCCGGCCGCCCCAACCTGACCATTCTTGCTTTTGATAAACAGTACGCGTACAACGTCCGGCGCCGCAACAATCGCCATGCTAAGCATTTGATTATTACCAATGTCGTCTAA
- the metF gene encoding methylenetetrahydrofolate reductase [NAD(P)H]: protein MLIHQLFAQKRPVVSFEIFPPKPDSPLESIFDCIEELQALKPDFISVTYGAAGSTRGRTLEVARHIQHDHGIPALGHLTCVGATAETIQAILHEFAAHGIENILALRGDPPKNAPFPPTPYRAKDLIRLIRQQRRSCSVAAAAYPEGHLESPSREDDLRFLKEKVDTGVDFLITQIFFDNAILYRFLEDARALGIDVPVMAGIMPVFSRPQVERICSLCGATLPPALRKLMEKYGHDKEAMEQAGLEYASRQIADLLAHDIDGVHLYTMNRPHLARTLVRNTSLR, encoded by the coding sequence ATGTTGATCCACCAACTGTTCGCCCAAAAACGTCCCGTCGTGTCCTTTGAAATCTTCCCGCCCAAACCGGATTCCCCTCTGGAATCCATTTTTGACTGCATTGAAGAACTGCAAGCGCTAAAACCCGATTTCATCAGCGTTACCTACGGCGCGGCCGGTTCTACGCGGGGCCGCACACTGGAGGTAGCCCGCCACATTCAGCATGACCATGGTATTCCCGCCCTGGGACACCTTACCTGCGTCGGCGCCACCGCCGAAACCATCCAGGCTATTTTGCACGAGTTTGCCGCTCACGGCATTGAAAATATCCTCGCCTTACGGGGCGACCCGCCGAAAAACGCCCCTTTTCCCCCTACTCCTTACCGCGCCAAAGACCTCATCCGCCTTATCCGCCAGCAGCGCCGCAGCTGCAGCGTCGCCGCCGCCGCCTACCCGGAGGGGCACCTGGAAAGCCCCAGCCGTGAGGACGATCTACGGTTTCTTAAAGAAAAGGTCGACACCGGTGTCGATTTCCTGATCACCCAGATCTTTTTCGACAACGCCATCCTCTACCGCTTCCTGGAAGATGCGCGGGCGCTGGGCATTGATGTTCCGGTCATGGCCGGCATTATGCCTGTCTTCAGCCGCCCCCAGGTGGAGCGCATCTGCTCGCTCTGCGGCGCTACACTACCGCCAGCATTGCGTAAGCTGATGGAAAAATATGGCCACGACAAAGAAGCAATGGAACAGGCGGGCCTTGAATACGCCAGCCGCCAGATTGCAGACCTTCTGGCCCACGACATTGACGGCGTGCACCTGTATACTATGAACCGCCCCCATCTGGCCCGCACCCTGGTCCGGAATACGAGCCTGCGATAG